TTCTTTGGCAGTTTCGGCTCAGGAAAAAGATAAAACATTGCCTGATGCCAATGATGAATATAAGCAGAATAAATTTGTTGACGCTGAAGCAAACTATAGAATTTCAGAATCAAAATTTCCAAAACGTGCCGCTGCTCCATATAATTTAGGAAATACTATCTATAAACAAAATCAGGTTTCGGAAGCTAAGTTTGCTTACGCGAAAGCAATAAAAAATGCTAAAACAAGACCTGAAAAACATAAAGCATTTCACAATTTAGGAAATGTCTTCATGAAAGAGAAAGATTATACGCAAGCGGTTGAAGCTTACAAACAAGCATTACGTAACGATCCAACAGATGATGAAACTCGTTACAACTATGCTTTGGCAAAACAAAAGCTAAAAGAAAATCCTCCTAAAAACGATAAGAACAAAGACAAAAATAAAGATAAGGACAAGGATAAAAACAAAGATAAGGACAAAGACAAGGATAAAAATAAAGATAAAGACAAGGATAAGGACAAAAAAGACGACAAGGGCGACCAAGACAAGGATAAAAAAGATGGTAAAAACGATCCTAAGAAAGATGACAAGTCTGA
This genomic window from Flavobacterium sp. 9 contains:
- a CDS encoding tetratricopeptide repeat protein: MKNLLLYILLTFSLAVSAQEKDKTLPDANDEYKQNKFVDAEANYRISESKFPKRAAAPYNLGNTIYKQNQVSEAKFAYAKAIKNAKTRPEKHKAFHNLGNVFMKEKDYTQAVEAYKQALRNDPTDDETRYNYALAKQKLKENPPKNDKNKDKNKDKDKDKNKDKDKDKDKNKDKDKDKDKKDDKGDQDKDKKDGKNDPKKDDKSDNKGEPKPQPGGISKERVQNLLDAVNNEEKKIQDKVNAQKVKGSPKKTEKDW